A window from Mustelus asterias unplaced genomic scaffold, sMusAst1.hap1.1 HAP1_SCAFFOLD_113, whole genome shotgun sequence encodes these proteins:
- the LOC144484492 gene encoding uncharacterized protein LOC144484492 has product MEKPWKCADCGKRYRYPSLLDAHRRNHTGERPFICFECGEGFIRFPHLQTHKRVHTGERPFTCSQCGKGFTVSSTLQRHQRIHTGERPFTCSQCGKGFNQLSNLWTHQRIHTGERPFTCSQCGKGFTRLSDLQTHQRVHTGERPYTCSQCGKGFTMSSTLQRHQRIHTGERPFTCSQCGKGFTQLSHLQTHQRIHAGERPFTCSQCGKGFAQSSVLQTHQRIHTGERPFTCSQCGKGFARSSNLQRHQRVHMGRGHSPALSVGRNSLSCPTC; this is encoded by the coding sequence atggagaaaccatggaaatgtgcagactgtggaaagagatacagatacccctctctgctggatgctcatcggcgcaaccacactggggagaggccattcatctgctttgagtgtggggagggattcattcggttcccccacctgcagacacacaagcgagttcacactggagagagaccgttcacctgctctcagtgtggaaagggattcactgtgtcatccactttgcagagacaccagcgaattcacactggggagaggccattcacctgctctcaatgtgggaaggggttcaaccagttatccaacctgtggacacaccagcgaattcacactggggagaggccattcacctgctctcagtgtggaaagggattcactcggttatccgacctgcagacacatcagcgcgttcatactggggagaggccgtacacctgctctcagtgtggaaagggattcaccatgtcatccactttgcagagacaccagcgaattcacactggggagaggccgttcacctgctctcagtgtggaaagggattcactcagttatcccacctgcagacacatcagcgcattcacgctggggagaggccgtttacctgctctcagtgtgggaagggtttcgctCAGTCATCCgtcctgcagacacatcagcgcattcacactggggagaggccgtttacctgctctcagtgtgggaagggtttcgctCGTTCAtcaaacctgcagagacaccagcgagttcacatggggagaggccattcacctgctctcagtgtgggaaggaattcactcagttgtcccacctgctga